Proteins encoded by one window of Vespula pensylvanica isolate Volc-1 chromosome 6, ASM1446617v1, whole genome shotgun sequence:
- the LOC122630151 gene encoding glutamate receptor ionotropic, delta-1-like, whose amino-acid sequence MSYGVWLVLFIYKGHGSNYCHSPPSNIFHLRFNSKMLVSCGMENILREWYSIDTNQTEINDLATWSLEKGIIKIAPNSLYERRRNLQGLIMRAVTVKDSSFINVNEDDELDGIFGRILTELCLTLNFSLNIVSEVEEYGSWNAKEKTWSGAVGELYAERADISISDFSITSARLNAVDFTLPLLLTKKCLYIREPQIFAIKWSSFFLAFSHSIWIAILVILIVGSILLVLLKIKNKTDRNIGHLLSDNFLEIWGIFCQQGLADFPDRSSLRIAYFSMILLAVVLSAAYSAALISFLTSGTTVLPFRSLKGFVEDGTYQLSVFRGSADYDMFAVIFATSV is encoded by the exons ATGTCTTATGGTGTTTGGCTAGTGTTATTCATTTACAAGGGACATGGCTCCAATTATTGTCACAGTCCACcaagtaatatatttcatttaagatTCAACTCGAAAATGTTAGTCAGCTGCggtatggaaaatattttacgagaatgGTATTCGATTGATACGAATCAAACCGAAATCAACGATTTAGCAACGTGGAGCttagagaaaggaataattaaaattgccCCAAATTCTCTTTACGAGAGAAGACGTAATTTGCAAGGTTTGATAATGAGAGCTGTTACAGTCAAG GATTCATCGTTCATAAACGTAAACGAGGATGACGAATTAGATGGGATATTTGGTAGAATATTGACAGAACTTTGTTTGACTCTTAATTTTAGTTTAAACATTGTCTCGGAAGTAGAAGAATATGGAAGTTggaatgcaaaagaaaaaacttggtCCGGAGCAGTGGGAGAATTATATGCTGAACGTGCTGACATTTCTATTTCAGATTTTTCTATTACCAGTGCCAGATTGAATGCTGTAGACTTCACGCTTCCTCTTTTGCTTACAAAAAAATGTCTTTACATTCGCGAACCACAAATATTTGCGATTAAATggtcatctttttttcta GCATTCTCCCATTCTATTTGGATTGCTATATTGGTGATATTAATTGTTGGATCGATTTTACTagttcttttgaaaataaagaataaaacggATCGTAATATAGGACATTTGTTGTCTGACAATTTTCTGGAAATTTGGGGTATATTTTGTCAACAGGGACTGGCAG ATTTTCCTGATAGATCTTCGTTAAGAATAGCATATTTCTCTATGATTCTTTTGGCTGTCGTATTATCGGCTGCCTATTCTGCGGCTTTGATAAGCTTTTTAACATCTGGTACGACTGTATTAccttttcgttcgttaaagGGTTTTGTTGAAGACGGTACTTATCAATTATCTGTTTTTCGTGGTTCTGCGGATTATGATATGTTTGCAGTGA TATTCGCAACATccgtttga
- the LOC122629889 gene encoding uncharacterized protein LOC122629889 isoform X1 — translation MKLMIEKKKLTSNIVDGFKKVCDNRKLAIYTSEEVQKITNLKITCNLVAIDTGRVDNLAMILSKNNPFTDVINFHLQKFIDNGMINRLKDTTFKKKLNDVMKHKPVRINNVMSLIFFIQTGIILSTFILIIEKCIFSSKMKKMSIVDRTPSIKSSEVYVKEKRSIKNVAKDHGNRKRQR, via the exons atgaagttgatgatagaaaaaaaaaaattgacatcAAATATAGTGGATGGATTCAAAAAA GTTTGTGATAATAGGAAACTAGCAATTTACACGTCTGAAGAAGTACAGAAAATAACAAATCTTAAAATAACATGTAACTTAGTTGCTATCGATACAGGACGCGTAGACAATTTAGCCATGATTTTATCTAAAAACAATCCATTCACAGACGTTATCAATTTTCA CTTGCAGAAATTTATCGACAATGGAATGATAAATCGTTTAAAGGATACGACatttaagaagaaattgaATGATGTGATGAAGCATAAACCGGTTCGCATAAACAATGTTATGTCGcttattttcttcatccaAACTGGTATCATTTTGAGTACATTTATTCTAATCATAGAAAagtgtatattttcttctaagatgaagaagatgtcAATAGTAGATCGTACCCCTTCAATTAAATCGTCAGAAGTCtacgtaaaagagaagagaagtataaaaaatgttgCAAAAGATCACGGGAACCGAAAACGACAACGTTAA
- the LOC122629889 gene encoding uncharacterized protein LOC122629889 isoform X2: MKLMIEKKKLTSNIVDGFKKVCDNRKLAIYTSEEVQKITNLKITCNLVAIDTGRVDNLAMILSKNNPFTDVINFHLQKFIDNGMINRLKDTTFKKKLNDVMKHKPKSVYFLLR; this comes from the exons atgaagttgatgatagaaaaaaaaaaattgacatcAAATATAGTGGATGGATTCAAAAAA GTTTGTGATAATAGGAAACTAGCAATTTACACGTCTGAAGAAGTACAGAAAATAACAAATCTTAAAATAACATGTAACTTAGTTGCTATCGATACAGGACGCGTAGACAATTTAGCCATGATTTTATCTAAAAACAATCCATTCACAGACGTTATCAATTTTCA CTTGCAGAAATTTATCGACAATGGAATGATAAATCGTTTAAAGGATACGACatttaagaagaaattgaATGATGTGATGAAGCATAAACCG AAAagtgtatattttcttctaagatga